The proteins below are encoded in one region of Halobaculum roseum:
- a CDS encoding cobalt-precorrin-7 (C(5))-methyltransferase, whose product MNAPDEDLTLPDRPGVAASASPEPGTIAGGDANRPVHAIGIGPGNPDFFTRRAGDLLAEADVVVGFETVVDYVADETDAELLSCGYRDEREALVRFSRRVADGAVGVAVLMGDPNHSGYQFLGKVEAAVDGPVRVVPGISSVQIAASRARTPLEDSTFVTLHVRGDVTASLDRLARDVGDRHLIVIPRPYDWMPGDVAARLVDAGADPELDALVLERLTHSDESVTRTDLGTLAVDAGGDGPEDSDFSDLSVLVVRN is encoded by the coding sequence GTGAACGCCCCCGACGAGGACCTGACACTTCCTGACCGCCCAGGGGTCGCAGCGAGCGCGAGTCCGGAGCCTGGGACAATCGCGGGCGGCGACGCGAATCGTCCGGTTCACGCTATCGGGATCGGTCCGGGTAACCCTGATTTCTTCACGCGGCGCGCGGGGGACCTCCTCGCCGAGGCGGACGTGGTAGTAGGGTTCGAGACGGTCGTCGACTACGTGGCCGACGAGACCGACGCCGAACTGCTCAGCTGCGGTTATCGTGACGAACGGGAGGCGCTGGTCCGATTCAGTCGCCGCGTTGCCGACGGCGCCGTCGGTGTCGCCGTCCTGATGGGCGATCCGAACCACTCGGGCTACCAGTTCCTCGGGAAGGTGGAAGCCGCCGTCGATGGTCCTGTTCGCGTCGTTCCGGGAATCTCCTCGGTCCAGATCGCCGCGAGTCGCGCGCGCACCCCACTCGAGGACTCGACGTTCGTCACTCTACATGTTCGCGGGGATGTGACCGCGAGCCTCGACCGCCTGGCCCGCGATGTCGGCGACAGACACCTGATCGTCATCCCCCGCCCCTACGACTGGATGCCGGGCGACGTGGCGGCCCGACTCGTCGATGCCGGCGCCGATCCGGAACTCGACGCGCTCGTCCTCGAACGGCTGACCCATTCGGACGAGTCGGTCACACGGACCGACCTCGGGACGCTGGCGGTCGATGCGGGTGGAGATGGCCCGGAGGACAGCGATTTCTCCGATTTATCGGTCTTGGTCGTACGCAACTGA